In the Brettanomyces nanus chromosome 1, complete sequence genome, GATCTAAGGATGGTTGGTAATTTTGTGAGCAAGAATTCCGATGGAGAGTTGAATTTAAATGCAGAAAGCAAACCAGCACGGCCGGATTTagaagaaatggatgaCGACGAAAAGGAGATGTTGAGTGAAGCACGAGCCAGATTGGCCAACACCCAAGGTAAGAAAGCCAAAAGAAAGGCACGTGAAAGGatgcttgaagaaagtaaGCGGATTTCGTTGCTGCAGAGACGACGGGAGTTAAAACAGGTGGGTATTAACACCAGgatcaagaacaagaagaagtatgcTACACAGATGGATTATAATGCCGATATAGCTTTTGAGAGGAGACCCGCTGAAGGACGGTTTGATATTAGTGAAGAGCTGGTGAGAAATGAGACCGAGAAGGTAAACTTTGACCGATCCACTAACCAGAAAGGTACAACAAACCAGGAAACAGcaaagcaaaagaaaaaggagaaacgGCAGAGACACGTGATGCAGAAAGGAAGTAGCAGCGTGAATATAGAAGGTAAGGAGGAGTTGtatgaggaagaaaatgaagaaagcaTTAGTAAGAGGCCTAAATTGATATTAGCTGATGccaatgaagaaggaaatgaagaagaagaagcggAAGACATTGACGATAGAATATCAAAAGCCACCAGACGGATTGACAGCAAAACTAAGGAAAGGTCTATATTATTTCGCAAGAGGAACGTTGAAGATGACACTTTAGTCAAGCCAGAGATAAAGAGAGTCAAGGTGGGAGAAAAACGGATTTCAGagaggaagttgaagaaaataaggaaaagagagcTTGCAAAGAAGCTCGAACAGCTACCAAAGCCTAAGAACAACTATGAATTGAtagaaagatcttcaaatgtGCTAACAGAGAATGTTGGGATATCTGACTATAAGAGATATGTTGATTTCGGAGAGGTGGAATCTGAGAAGGTTAGAAAAGAGCAGGCTAGGAAAGAGCTAATTGTGGAATTAACTACATCCCAAGCTGTGAAACTTCAACTACCAATACCAAGAATACGAGAAGAGGTTAGGAAGAAGTTTGTCAAAGATAACGTCAGCAGAGAAATGGTGGACATGATCGAAAAGGATTATAAACAACAagtattgaagaaggatgtGAAAGAACATTATGACTTCGATCCTGAGAAGGAGCAGAAAGTAAGAAAACAAGTTGAGAGGATGATTGCTGAGGAAGGAGAGTCTTCAGAGTACACGAAAACAGTATTAGAGGATAAAATCGATACAGAGGTGGATGTATCACTATTGATAGAGTTGATCAAATCAGAATCGAAAGTATCGGGAAATCTACAGGAACAGTTTGAATCTGTGGTGTCAGATCATTTAAAAGAGAGCCAAGAAATGACAGATTCTCTCAACGAGAAAGTGAACAAATTACGACAGCTAGATCAAGACGTTGAAACATTTCGAATACTAGCCAACGAGGAAGATGCGGCCATAGCTGTGAGGTCCCAAAGACTACAAAACGGCATTGACAGGATGAATGAGATAATCAGCGAATCAAGAGAGACATTATTGGAATAATATGAACTAAAATTGAAAGGCATTTTTGCTTAGGTAATTCAAAGCTAATGCCGACTGAATACGTATGCGGCTTCTAATTGATGGCCTGGCGCAACTTTTATTTCGGAATAGATGTACCGACATTTGCTGTAAATGGAAGAGAGTTTGGCATGGAGATTCGACCGTAAGAGTTTCCTAAACGGGTTCTCTCTAGAAAtcttaatttttttttgcgCTCAGCTCACTTTTCGCGCGCAATTTATTTGTTTAAAGGCCGAGTCGCGAAACGGGAACTTCCGCTAAAGTGTCCAACAATAGATTTTGACATGGCGAGGTTCCCGATTAGGTATAGACAAACGATAATCACCTGAAATGGGCAGGAGCCGTTTTAGTCACTGGTCGTGATTTCTTTTCCGGGATCTTTTATATGTCGAGTAGTAGCATTTTCAAGGAGAGATGAAAAAACATATAGATTAGCATTATATTGGACTTCTAATActatctttctttccgtatcttcttcactacACTGGTCTCTAAGATGAATTGTGAACGAAGCTGCTTATTTGtatcttctggatcttctaAGCCAATAGAACCGGTCACGTTTTGTCTTCCTGTCTATCAGTCGAAGAAATCATCTACCGATAATAGATTCTACTCGTTCCAGAATCATGCCAGTTTTACACCCATCTCTACGCCTCCATCTTTGCAATCTGCGATTCTTTCCAAGAGATACTCTTCGTATAGTCGTTCTCTAAAGAGTTCTATATCAACGTCCTCGACAAGATGTTCATCTCCATCGTCGTCTACATCTTCCACGTCGACCTCATTTTCGCCtaactctcttctttcttctgctttaACTCGTTGCTGTTCAGCATCTTACTGTTCATGTGATGACTCAACATCAATATCCTCAGTGAGTTCGTCATCTATTCATAGtggttcttcaagttgtcTCACTGCTGCTGAACCGGTTCCAAAAAACTGTGATCCGTTGGCTTTTACCCAGATATCGATGCCATCTGCTATTCTCTCTATCCCCACAACTGCATCTGTACTTCATCATGAATCACTTTATCGCATTATACATAAATTCA is a window encoding:
- a CDS encoding uncharacterized protein (BUSCO:EOG093415W0), which gives rise to MPPIYVKGGVWTNVEDEILKAAIAKYGLNQWSRVSSLLSKKTAKQCKQRWEEWLDPRIKKMDWDKKEDEKLLRMIKLRPNQWNSIGILMNRTVNQCIERYQQLLSDTMEGESTDNDLRMVGNFVSKNSDGELNLNAESKPARPDLEEMDDDEKEMLSEARARLANTQGKKAKRKARERMLEESKRISLLQRRRELKQVGINTRIKNKKKYATQMDYNADIAFERRPAEGRFDISEELVRNETEKVNFDRSTNQKGTTNQETAKQKKKEKRQRHVMQKGSSSVNIEGKEELYEEENEESISKRPKLILADANEEGNEEEEAEDIDDRISKATRRIDSKTKERSILFRKRNVEDDTLVKPEIKRVKVGEKRISERKLKKIRKRELAKKLEQLPKPKNNYELIERSSNVLTENVGISDYKRYVDFGEVESEKVRKEQARKELIVELTTSQAVKLQLPIPRIREEVRKKFVKDNVSREMVDMIEKDYKQQVLKKDVKEHYDFDPEKEQKVRKQVERMIAEEGESSEYTKTVLEDKIDTEVDVSLLIELIKSESKVSGNLQEQFESVVSDHLKESQEMTDSLNEKVNKLRQLDQDVETFRILANEEDAAIAVRSQRLQNGIDRMNEIISESRETLLE